A window from Pseudomonas kribbensis encodes these proteins:
- a CDS encoding isopenicillin N synthase family dioxygenase — protein sequence MPHTSDITALPILDLSQLDGTPQQRQAFLDDLRHAARDVGFFYLTGHGIDASLLKQVQDHARQFFALPDSEKTAVGMINSPHFRGYNRAASEITRGQPDQREQFDLGAEREVLPLTADSPLWTRLQGPNQWPQALPQLKPLLLDWQQAMTQMSLRLLRAFAQALALPENAFDRLYGDKPNEHIKLMRYPGQSSTASNQGVGAHKDSGFLSFLLQDRHAGLQVEIEEGRWIDALPRDNTLVVNIGELLELATNGYLRATVHRVVSPPAGSERLSIAFFLGAQLDAVVPLYPLPAVLLREARGPASDPLNPLFRDVGWNYLKGRLRSHPDVAQRFYADASNTSTPLRKTAEA from the coding sequence ATGCCGCACACCTCAGATATCACCGCTTTACCCATCCTCGACTTGTCGCAGCTCGACGGTACACCGCAGCAGCGCCAGGCTTTTCTCGATGATCTGCGCCACGCCGCCCGCGATGTGGGTTTTTTCTACCTGACCGGCCATGGCATCGACGCCAGTCTTCTCAAGCAAGTTCAGGATCACGCCCGGCAATTCTTCGCCTTGCCCGACAGCGAGAAAACCGCTGTCGGGATGATCAATTCGCCGCATTTTCGCGGTTACAACCGCGCCGCTTCGGAGATCACTCGCGGCCAGCCGGATCAACGTGAACAGTTCGATCTGGGTGCCGAGCGTGAAGTCTTGCCGCTGACGGCCGACAGTCCGCTGTGGACGCGTTTGCAAGGACCAAACCAATGGCCGCAGGCGTTGCCGCAACTCAAGCCGTTGCTGCTCGATTGGCAGCAAGCAATGACCCAAATGTCTTTGCGCCTGCTGCGCGCTTTCGCCCAGGCACTCGCGCTGCCGGAGAACGCCTTCGACCGTTTGTACGGCGACAAACCCAACGAACACATCAAGCTGATGCGCTATCCGGGACAGTCCTCGACGGCGAGTAATCAGGGCGTCGGCGCGCACAAGGATTCCGGTTTCCTCAGTTTCCTGCTGCAAGACCGGCACGCCGGCCTGCAAGTGGAAATCGAAGAGGGGCGCTGGATCGATGCGCTGCCACGGGACAACACCCTGGTGGTCAACATCGGCGAGCTGCTGGAGCTGGCCACCAACGGTTACCTGCGCGCCACGGTGCATCGCGTGGTGTCGCCGCCGGCGGGCAGCGAGCGTTTGTCCATCGCGTTTTTCCTTGGCGCACAACTCGACGCGGTGGTGCCGCTGTACCCGCTGCCGGCGGTGTTGCTGCGCGAAGCGCGAGGTCCGGCGAGCGATCCGCTCAATCCACTGTTTCGTGATGTCGGCTGGAATTACCTCAAGGGCCGACTGCGCTCCCATCCCGATGTCGCGCAGCGCTTTTACGCCGATGCGTCGAATACCAGCACACCGCTTCGCAAGACCGCAGAAGCCTGA
- a CDS encoding MetQ/NlpA family ABC transporter substrate-binding protein: MLKTAGLTLAVLGALVTSFSAQALEPLRVAADPVPHAQILAYIQKLDPQLNLKVIEIPQGVNSNELLVHGDVDANYFQHLPYLQSQEKALGEKLAVAATVHIEPLGIYSHRHKTFAQVPDKGTVAVPNNVTNLSRALYLLQDNGLIKLKPGFNDPAADQATPKDIAENPKHLKILEIESPQLPRALDDVDLAVINGNYALEAGLVPARDALGLEKAEHNPYANILVTTPKLENDPRIQQLARDLTSPQVAKYIAESFKGSVIAVADAKP; this comes from the coding sequence ATGTTGAAAACAGCAGGTTTGACCCTGGCCGTCCTCGGCGCGCTGGTGACTTCGTTCAGTGCTCAAGCGCTGGAGCCGTTGCGGGTTGCCGCCGACCCGGTGCCCCACGCGCAGATTCTGGCCTACATCCAGAAGCTTGATCCGCAACTGAACCTCAAGGTGATCGAAATCCCCCAGGGCGTGAACTCCAACGAGCTGCTGGTACACGGCGATGTGGACGCTAACTACTTCCAGCATCTGCCGTACCTGCAATCCCAGGAAAAGGCCCTCGGCGAAAAACTCGCAGTGGCCGCCACGGTGCACATCGAACCGCTGGGCATCTATTCCCATCGCCACAAAACCTTCGCCCAGGTGCCGGACAAGGGCACGGTCGCGGTGCCGAACAACGTCACCAACCTGAGCCGCGCGTTGTACCTGTTGCAGGACAACGGCCTGATCAAACTCAAGCCTGGTTTCAATGACCCGGCGGCCGATCAGGCGACACCCAAGGACATTGCCGAAAACCCGAAACACCTGAAGATCCTCGAAATCGAATCACCGCAACTGCCTCGCGCACTGGACGACGTGGATCTGGCGGTAATCAACGGCAACTACGCGCTGGAGGCCGGGCTGGTGCCGGCCAGGGATGCGCTCGGTCTGGAGAAGGCCGAACACAACCCGTACGCCAACATTCTGGTGACCACGCCGAAACTGGAAAACGATCCGCGCATCCAGCAACTGGCCAGGGACCTGACTTCGCCGCAAGTGGCCAAGTACATCGCCGAAAGCTTCAAGGGCTCGGTGATCGCTGTGGCGGATGCCAAGCCATGA
- a CDS encoding methionine ABC transporter ATP-binding protein, producing the protein MIVVERLSKTYPAASIPALDQVSLSIPDGAIYGILGRSGAGKSTLLRCLNLLERPDAGRILLDGEDLTALSDRELRRQRQRIGMIFQGFNLLHSRNVFDNVAVPLEIAKVAKPQRHERVRELLDLVGLSDKAEAFPSQLSGGQKQRVGIARALAARPAYLLSDEATSALDPETTASILELLRDINRQLGLTIVLITHELDVVRSICDHAASMANGRLVEAGPVARLRADPQSSLGASLRPSCGLPLGHDAPGLSFLRQYGVRAAHS; encoded by the coding sequence ATGATCGTTGTCGAGCGGTTGAGCAAGACCTATCCGGCCGCGTCGATCCCGGCGCTGGATCAGGTATCGCTGAGCATTCCCGATGGCGCGATCTACGGGATTCTCGGGCGCAGCGGCGCGGGCAAATCGACGCTGCTGCGCTGCCTCAATCTGCTCGAGCGCCCGGACGCCGGGCGGATTCTGCTGGACGGCGAAGACCTCACGGCGCTGTCCGACCGTGAGCTGCGCCGCCAGCGTCAGCGCATCGGCATGATCTTTCAGGGCTTCAATCTGCTGCATTCGCGCAATGTGTTCGACAACGTCGCGGTGCCGCTGGAAATCGCCAAAGTCGCCAAACCACAGCGACATGAACGGGTTCGGGAGTTACTGGATCTGGTGGGCTTGAGCGACAAGGCCGAAGCTTTTCCGTCGCAACTGTCCGGCGGCCAAAAGCAGCGGGTCGGGATCGCCCGGGCCCTGGCGGCGCGGCCGGCATATCTGTTGTCGGACGAAGCCACCAGCGCGCTCGATCCGGAAACCACCGCGTCGATTCTGGAGCTGCTGCGCGACATCAATCGTCAGCTCGGACTGACCATCGTGCTGATCACTCATGAGCTGGACGTGGTGCGCTCGATCTGCGATCACGCCGCCTCCATGGCCAACGGAAGGCTGGTGGAGGCAGGGCCGGTCGCCAGACTGCGCGCCGACCCACAGTCCTCACTCGGCGCGTCACTGCGGCCCAGTTGCGGATTGCCGCTGGGGCACGACGCACCGGGCCTGAGTTTTCTGCGGCAATACGGCGTACGGGCGGCCCACTCATGA
- a CDS encoding methionine ABC transporter permease, translating into MNRVIDWNEILQLVLNATGETLYMVLLAGLFTLLIGLPLGVLLFISRRQGLYPLPRINQALGAIINLGRSLPFVVMLIALIPLTRLVVGTTLGSTAAVVPITIGAFPFFARIVENALDEVEKGRIEAILAMGGDIRHVIFKVLLPEALPALLAGVTLTLVMLIGFSSMAGVIGGGGLGDLAIRYGYQRFNNEVMVATVVVLVILVQGVQSLGDRLVRSLAHRR; encoded by the coding sequence ATGAACCGCGTGATCGACTGGAATGAAATCCTGCAACTGGTGCTCAACGCCACCGGCGAAACCCTGTACATGGTGCTGCTCGCCGGGCTGTTCACGCTGTTGATCGGCCTGCCGCTGGGGGTGTTGCTGTTCATCAGCCGCCGTCAGGGTCTGTACCCGTTGCCCCGGATCAATCAGGCACTGGGCGCGATCATCAACCTTGGTCGCTCGCTGCCATTTGTGGTGATGCTGATTGCCCTGATCCCGTTGACCCGTCTGGTGGTCGGCACCACGTTGGGCAGCACCGCCGCCGTGGTGCCGATCACCATCGGTGCCTTTCCGTTTTTTGCGCGGATCGTCGAGAACGCCCTGGACGAAGTCGAAAAGGGCCGCATCGAAGCGATCCTGGCCATGGGCGGTGACATCCGCCACGTGATTTTCAAAGTGCTGCTGCCCGAAGCGCTGCCGGCCCTGTTGGCGGGCGTGACCCTGACGCTGGTGATGCTGATCGGTTTTTCCTCCATGGCCGGAGTGATCGGTGGCGGGGGACTGGGCGATCTGGCCATCCGTTACGGTTATCAGCGGTTCAATAATGAAGTGATGGTCGCCACGGTCGTGGTGCTGGTCATCCTCGTCCAGGGTGTGCAGAGCCTGGGTGATCGGCTGGTTCGTTCGCTGGCTCATCGACGTTAA
- a CDS encoding sugar ABC transporter ATP-binding protein — protein sequence MSAPVAVASEPLIRVRELSKAFGSNRALDRVSLEIFPAEVVALLGANGAGKSTLVKILAGSQSADSGEIQVDGQPRQFNSPLSARRVGIVAVHQQINEGIAPGLSVAENLLLDELCRPDGDFWLNRKRLLERAASIAAGLGLELPLEQPIEHLGQAERQLVVLARAFALQPRLLILDEPTAALSDAEAQRLFGLIDTLCSRGVAIVYISHRLSDLQRVADRAIVLRDGQLAGEFSARQLPQALEAMLGQALEAHVYTPRATGREVLKLREVKLLPRTQAFDLALHEGEVVVLTGLLGAGKSEIAEVLFGLRKPLSVSLQLDGTDWQPGSPRQAIQSGVFFAAEDRASQSLVPDFSLRRTLTLPFLERFTRGGFIRNRAEAAAVEAQVAALGIKTAGIDVPMSALSGGNQQKVVLGRWLLGEGRVLILDEPFQGVDVRARREIGQLLRDSADGRATLVICADVDEALEIADRILLVRDHAVVAEYPRADLDRAVLVAALAGANPQNSFVQAAPRSRASA from the coding sequence ATGAGTGCGCCTGTCGCCGTGGCCTCTGAGCCGCTGATTCGTGTCCGTGAACTGAGCAAGGCCTTCGGCTCGAACCGCGCGCTGGATCGGGTCAGTCTGGAGATTTTTCCCGCTGAAGTGGTGGCGCTGCTCGGTGCCAATGGTGCGGGAAAATCGACGCTGGTGAAGATCCTCGCCGGTAGCCAGTCCGCCGACAGCGGCGAGATTCAAGTGGACGGTCAGCCTCGGCAATTCAACTCGCCGCTATCCGCTCGGCGGGTCGGCATCGTCGCGGTTCATCAGCAGATCAACGAGGGCATCGCACCCGGATTGAGCGTGGCGGAAAACCTGCTGCTCGATGAACTGTGCCGCCCGGACGGCGACTTCTGGCTCAACCGCAAACGCCTGCTGGAACGTGCCGCGAGCATTGCCGCCGGGCTCGGGCTGGAGTTGCCGCTGGAGCAACCGATCGAACACCTCGGCCAGGCCGAACGGCAACTGGTGGTGCTGGCCCGTGCCTTTGCTCTGCAGCCACGGTTGCTGATTCTCGACGAACCGACAGCAGCGCTGTCGGATGCCGAAGCACAACGCTTGTTCGGTCTGATCGACACGCTGTGCAGCCGAGGCGTGGCGATTGTTTATATCTCTCATCGCTTGTCGGATCTGCAACGGGTGGCGGATCGAGCCATCGTCCTGCGTGACGGGCAACTGGCCGGCGAATTCAGTGCGCGGCAACTGCCTCAAGCGCTGGAAGCCATGCTCGGCCAGGCGCTGGAGGCGCACGTCTACACGCCGCGAGCCACAGGGCGCGAAGTGCTGAAGCTGCGCGAAGTGAAACTGCTGCCACGCACGCAAGCGTTTGACCTGGCCCTGCACGAAGGCGAAGTCGTAGTGCTGACCGGACTGCTCGGTGCCGGCAAAAGCGAGATCGCCGAGGTACTGTTCGGTCTGCGCAAACCCTTGTCCGTGTCATTGCAACTGGACGGCACCGACTGGCAGCCGGGCTCGCCGCGTCAGGCGATCCAGAGCGGCGTGTTCTTCGCCGCCGAAGACCGGGCCAGCCAATCGCTGGTGCCGGATTTTTCATTGCGCCGCACCCTGACCTTGCCGTTTCTCGAACGCTTCACCCGTGGCGGTTTTATCCGCAATCGCGCCGAAGCGGCAGCGGTGGAAGCGCAGGTTGCGGCGCTGGGGATCAAGACCGCCGGCATCGATGTGCCGATGAGTGCGCTGTCCGGCGGCAATCAGCAGAAAGTCGTGCTCGGTCGCTGGCTGCTCGGCGAGGGCCGGGTGCTGATCCTGGACGAGCCTTTTCAGGGCGTCGATGTACGTGCCCGACGCGAGATCGGCCAACTGCTGCGCGACAGCGCCGATGGCCGCGCCACGCTGGTGATCTGTGCGGATGTCGATGAAGCGCTGGAGATCGCCGACCGGATTCTGCTGGTACGTGATCACGCGGTGGTCGCCGAGTACCCGCGTGCCGATCTGGATCGCGCCGTTCTGGTCGCAGCGCTGGCCGGTGCCAATCCGCAGAATTCTTTTGTTCAAGCCGCGCCAAGGAGTAGAGCGAGTGCCTGA
- a CDS encoding ABC transporter permease, producing MPDSSSLLSSAPATSERFVQALIRYGLLWVLALIVVFFSVAEPAFLRVGNLFSILQSVSIVALLALGVTLTMAVGGLDLSIGAVAAMSLMIASYVMVVLGWGALPAVLISLAGGALVGLLNGWLIVKMRVPDILATLGSMFLVIGVQLIPTGGRSIAVGMTLPNGDETEGSFSALFLALGRGRLWDVVPVPVLITAVVALAVWLFLERTRIGRLFYAIGGNEQAARLAGAPVQRFKLLAYVLSSLLASLGGVLLAARLGRGDVSSGNGLVLDALGAALIGFAVLGAKKPNAFGTLVGALLVASLLNGLTMLNAPYYAQDFVKGLVLVLALMFTFGLAHRAR from the coding sequence GTGCCTGATTCGAGTTCCCTGTTGTCATCCGCCCCGGCAACGTCCGAGCGCTTCGTGCAGGCGCTGATTCGCTACGGTCTGCTGTGGGTACTGGCGTTGATCGTGGTGTTTTTCAGTGTCGCGGAGCCGGCGTTTCTGCGGGTCGGCAACCTGTTCAGCATCTTGCAGTCGGTGTCGATTGTCGCGCTGCTGGCATTGGGCGTGACGCTGACCATGGCCGTTGGCGGGCTGGACTTGTCCATTGGTGCGGTGGCGGCCATGAGCCTGATGATCGCCAGTTACGTGATGGTGGTGCTCGGTTGGGGCGCGCTGCCGGCGGTGCTGATCAGTCTGGCGGGCGGCGCGTTGGTCGGGCTGCTCAACGGCTGGCTGATCGTGAAGATGCGTGTGCCGGACATTCTCGCGACGCTGGGCAGCATGTTCCTGGTGATCGGCGTGCAACTGATTCCCACGGGCGGGCGCTCGATTGCGGTGGGCATGACCCTGCCCAATGGCGACGAAACCGAAGGCTCGTTCAGTGCGCTGTTTCTCGCCCTCGGACGTGGACGGCTGTGGGACGTGGTGCCGGTTCCGGTGCTGATCACTGCGGTTGTCGCGCTGGCAGTGTGGCTGTTTCTCGAACGTACGCGCATCGGCCGATTGTTCTACGCGATTGGTGGCAACGAGCAGGCGGCGCGCCTGGCCGGTGCGCCGGTGCAGCGCTTCAAGTTGCTCGCTTACGTACTGTCGTCGCTGCTGGCCTCGCTTGGCGGAGTGTTGTTGGCGGCGCGGTTGGGGCGCGGCGATGTCAGTTCCGGCAACGGCCTGGTGCTGGATGCACTCGGCGCCGCGCTGATCGGTTTTGCCGTGCTCGGGGCGAAGAAACCCAACGCGTTCGGCACGCTGGTCGGCGCGTTGCTGGTGGCGTCGTTGCTCAACGGCCTGACCATGCTCAACGCACCGTATTACGCACAGGATTTCGTCAAGGGACTGGTGCTGGTGCTGGCCCTGATGTTCACCTTCGGCCTCGCGCATCGGGCGCGCTGA
- a CDS encoding substrate-binding domain-containing protein, with amino-acid sequence MHGSIKQFARHCLTGALLSALALNAQAKALPGAPAPFDKGQVQIALVGYLFSGDFPEAYLRGVEKQTEALGANLRVFDARQQAASQGEMIDQAADLGVDGIIVQLGLAETLKGPIDRALAKGIKVVAFDVDLNTPQVTQVEQDHHALARLALDQAVKDNGTRFDAGYVYISDFTPMERRDEIWSQVKKSNPGIIEKARFGSLNPPIANSVADQASAVLRANPGISVIFAPFDEFAKGAKIAVDEAGLSSKVKIYSADISTADIQIMKEPDSAWAATAAVNPQVAGAISVRSLALLIAGENPGHKVLVPPTLITRQQLLDLDVKNVRDLGQKLPSFGDTANVARAPWIPVAN; translated from the coding sequence ATGCACGGTTCAATCAAGCAGTTCGCACGTCATTGCCTCACCGGCGCCTTGCTTTCGGCACTGGCGCTGAATGCCCAGGCCAAAGCCTTGCCGGGTGCACCGGCACCGTTCGATAAAGGTCAGGTACAGATTGCGCTGGTGGGCTATCTGTTCTCCGGGGATTTCCCTGAGGCCTACCTGCGCGGCGTCGAGAAACAGACCGAAGCACTGGGCGCCAACCTGCGGGTGTTTGATGCCCGGCAACAGGCGGCCAGCCAGGGCGAGATGATCGATCAGGCGGCCGACCTTGGCGTTGACGGGATCATCGTGCAACTGGGTCTGGCCGAAACCCTCAAGGGGCCGATTGACCGGGCTCTTGCCAAAGGCATCAAGGTCGTCGCGTTCGACGTCGATCTGAACACGCCGCAAGTGACCCAGGTCGAGCAGGATCACCACGCGCTGGCGCGTCTGGCGCTGGATCAGGCAGTGAAGGACAACGGCACCCGCTTCGACGCCGGGTACGTTTACATCAGCGATTTCACACCGATGGAGCGTCGCGACGAGATCTGGAGCCAGGTCAAAAAGAGCAATCCGGGGATTATCGAGAAGGCGCGGTTCGGCAGCCTCAATCCGCCGATTGCCAACTCCGTGGCCGATCAGGCCAGCGCCGTGCTGCGGGCCAATCCGGGGATCAGCGTGATCTTCGCGCCCTTCGACGAGTTCGCCAAAGGCGCGAAGATCGCCGTCGACGAGGCGGGTCTGAGCAGCAAGGTGAAGATCTACAGCGCCGACATTTCTACCGCCGACATTCAAATCATGAAGGAACCCGACAGCGCCTGGGCGGCGACGGCGGCGGTCAATCCGCAAGTGGCCGGGGCGATCAGCGTGCGCAGTCTGGCGCTGCTGATCGCCGGCGAGAATCCGGGGCACAAGGTGCTGGTGCCGCCGACCCTGATTACCCGTCAGCAGTTGCTGGATCTGGATGTGAAAAACGTCCGCGATCTGGGGCAGAAACTGCCGTCCTTCGGTGATACCGCCAACGTCGCGCGGGCGCCGTGGATTCCTGTGGCGAACTGA
- a CDS encoding TonB-dependent receptor plug domain-containing protein, whose product MIHRSRSLLAVAVVSAIWQLPAQAEDTSTHVDDDTRLGTVLVTGTRGTARTVLDSPVPVDVLTAEDLKSAGAADGELGAALQTLLPSFSLPRQSNSGGADHVRAAQLRGMSPDQVLVLVNGKRRHTSAVVNDSSKIGRGTAPVDFNSIPISAIKRIEVLRDGAGAQYGSDAIAGVINIILDDAPEGGEVSTSYGAYHTHQDAIDRTTTDGQNSVTTAKIGTRLGEEGGFIRGGTEYKNRNPTNRAGFDGFADTPGQRNYVMGDGLARDVNLWFNGELPLAGGKAYSFGTYNQRHTTGAEFYRYPSEQPQFYPNGYLPQSLGDNTDISATAGFKGLIGEDWDFDSSLTHGRNRFESATRRTLNVSLGPDSPTRFDTGDYELRQTTANLDFSRELRLGGRSFVLALGGEYRYENYLTFAGDEASYIGSGADGANGLRPSEESDLDRNVFGTYAELSGDLTDRFFVDAATRWEHYDDAGSKLTGKLSGRYKLTEQWAVRGAVSNNFRAPSLAQSGFQNTTSNFGEGGTLTDIRVLSVNDPIARALGAQKLDPETSNNYSLGLTFQLNERFDASLDVFRIDVKDRITLSQRIGSDALESYINDNFGVPGVHDVNFFTNAADTSTHGVELVLNYHQPFYEGQLGLTTAYTYNHTKVTSTKGTPSQLTALGIGNDALVGVEETNTLTDAAPKDRFVFSANWVSEHWGLLGRLTRQGETTRVFDFGDSQPEQTYGAVWQLDAEVTYKFTPKFNIALGGNNLTDNYPERSGSAINYGGNLPYDVLSPIGTNGAYYYARATYGF is encoded by the coding sequence ATGATTCACCGTTCCCGTTCATTACTGGCTGTCGCTGTTGTCAGTGCGATCTGGCAACTTCCTGCGCAGGCCGAGGACACTTCCACCCACGTTGACGATGACACACGGCTGGGCACCGTGCTGGTCACCGGCACCCGGGGCACTGCGCGCACGGTACTGGATTCGCCGGTGCCGGTGGATGTGCTGACCGCCGAAGACCTCAAGTCTGCCGGTGCCGCCGACGGCGAACTGGGCGCGGCGCTGCAGACGCTTTTGCCGTCGTTCAGCCTGCCGCGCCAGTCCAACTCCGGCGGTGCCGACCATGTACGCGCCGCACAACTGCGCGGCATGAGCCCGGATCAGGTGCTGGTGCTGGTCAACGGCAAGCGCCGGCACACCTCGGCGGTGGTCAACGATTCGTCGAAAATCGGTCGCGGCACGGCGCCGGTGGACTTCAACTCGATCCCGATCAGCGCCATCAAACGCATCGAAGTGCTGCGTGACGGCGCCGGTGCGCAGTACGGTTCCGATGCGATTGCCGGGGTGATCAACATCATCCTCGACGACGCTCCAGAGGGCGGCGAAGTGTCCACCAGCTATGGCGCGTATCACACCCATCAGGACGCCATCGACCGTACCACCACCGACGGCCAGAACAGTGTGACCACCGCCAAGATCGGCACCCGACTTGGCGAGGAGGGCGGGTTCATTCGTGGCGGCACCGAGTACAAGAATCGCAACCCGACCAACCGCGCCGGCTTCGATGGTTTTGCCGACACGCCGGGCCAGCGCAACTATGTGATGGGCGACGGCCTGGCGCGGGACGTGAACCTGTGGTTCAACGGTGAACTGCCGCTGGCCGGCGGCAAGGCCTACAGCTTCGGCACCTACAACCAGCGCCATACCACCGGCGCCGAGTTCTACCGTTATCCGTCGGAGCAGCCGCAGTTCTATCCCAACGGCTACCTGCCGCAATCCCTCGGCGACAACACCGACATTTCCGCCACCGCTGGTTTCAAGGGCCTGATCGGTGAGGACTGGGACTTCGACAGCAGCCTGACCCATGGCCGCAACCGCTTCGAATCGGCCACTCGCCGCACCCTCAACGTCAGCCTCGGTCCGGACTCGCCGACCCGTTTTGACACCGGCGATTACGAGTTGCGCCAGACCACCGCCAACCTCGATTTCAGCCGCGAACTGCGCCTCGGCGGCCGCTCGTTCGTGCTGGCGCTGGGTGGCGAATATCGCTACGAAAACTACCTGACATTCGCCGGTGACGAGGCTTCTTACATAGGCTCCGGGGCTGATGGCGCCAACGGTTTGCGCCCGAGCGAAGAGTCGGATCTGGATCGCAACGTCTTCGGCACCTACGCCGAATTGTCCGGGGATCTCACTGACCGGTTCTTCGTCGACGCCGCCACCCGCTGGGAGCATTACGACGATGCCGGCAGCAAACTCACCGGCAAGCTCAGTGGCCGCTACAAGCTGACCGAGCAGTGGGCCGTGCGGGGCGCGGTGTCGAACAACTTCCGCGCACCTTCGCTGGCGCAGAGCGGATTTCAGAACACCACCAGCAACTTCGGCGAGGGCGGCACGCTCACCGATATCCGTGTGCTGTCGGTCAACGATCCGATTGCCCGCGCACTGGGTGCGCAGAAGCTCGATCCGGAAACCTCGAACAACTACAGCCTCGGCCTGACCTTTCAGTTGAACGAACGCTTCGATGCCTCCCTCGATGTGTTCCGCATCGACGTCAAGGATCGCATCACGCTGTCCCAGCGCATCGGCAGCGACGCACTGGAAAGCTACATCAATGACAATTTCGGCGTGCCGGGCGTGCACGACGTGAACTTCTTCACCAACGCCGCCGACACCAGCACCCACGGTGTGGAACTGGTGCTCAACTACCATCAGCCGTTCTACGAAGGGCAACTGGGGCTGACCACCGCGTACACTTACAACCACACCAAGGTCACCAGCACCAAGGGCACGCCGTCGCAGCTGACTGCGCTGGGGATCGGCAACGATGCGCTGGTGGGCGTCGAGGAAACCAACACCCTGACCGATGCGGCACCCAAGGATCGTTTTGTGTTTTCCGCCAACTGGGTCAGCGAACACTGGGGCTTGCTCGGGCGCCTGACCCGACAGGGCGAGACCACCCGGGTCTTCGATTTCGGCGACTCGCAGCCTGAACAAACCTATGGCGCGGTGTGGCAACTGGACGCCGAGGTGACCTACAAATTCACCCCGAAATTCAACATCGCCCTGGGCGGCAACAACCTGACCGACAACTACCCGGAGCGCTCCGGCTCGGCCATCAACTACGGCGGCAACCTGCCGTATGACGTGCTGTCGCCGATCGGCACCAACGGCGCTTACTACTACGCCCGCGCCACTTACGGCTTCTGA
- a CDS encoding APC family permease yields MSKTNGPQRHLPVLQALLITLGMVITTDILKTAPTVALNVGPEHFYWVWVLGGLASMAGALCFAEMATAFPHPGGDYHFLRTAYGERMGFLFAWSRFSVMHTGWIALSAFMFADYFNAVFPLGQYGSGLFAGAIIAALVLLNLTGKHIGFITQTVLVGLLAVGFLSIASAGVWLVWQGVEPLTPSAPVTPEHTGAAGFSAAMIFVFLAFGGWSDAATLSAEVRDGRRGIFIAMLGALTVLMAIYLALNWAFVQGLGFAGLAASNAPAVELLNRAFGAPGVMLILLMVGIAAIATINSTLLVGARTTYAAARDVPQLRRFGEWDERDGVPRKALLAEGAVALLLVLFGSFTQSGFNTMVEYLTPVYWLFLSLSSLALIILRRRFPEVPRPVRVPLYPLLPLLFFGLCVYMLYSSVTVVGLGAFLGIGVLLGGALVLAGLSRLVSTPRQALQQTAD; encoded by the coding sequence ATGAGTAAAACCAACGGCCCTCAACGCCATTTGCCGGTACTCCAGGCGTTGCTGATCACCCTGGGAATGGTCATCACCACCGATATTCTCAAAACCGCGCCGACCGTTGCCTTGAACGTCGGGCCGGAACATTTCTATTGGGTCTGGGTCCTCGGCGGATTGGCGTCGATGGCCGGGGCCCTGTGCTTCGCCGAGATGGCCACCGCGTTTCCGCACCCGGGCGGTGACTATCATTTTCTGCGCACCGCCTACGGCGAGCGCATGGGTTTCCTGTTCGCCTGGTCGCGCTTCTCGGTGATGCACACCGGCTGGATCGCGTTGTCGGCGTTCATGTTTGCCGACTACTTCAATGCGGTTTTTCCGCTGGGACAGTACGGATCGGGGCTGTTTGCCGGCGCGATCATTGCGGCATTGGTGTTGCTGAATCTGACGGGCAAGCACATCGGCTTCATCACCCAGACCGTGCTGGTCGGGTTGCTTGCAGTGGGTTTCTTGAGTATTGCCAGCGCCGGGGTCTGGCTGGTGTGGCAAGGCGTCGAGCCGCTTACGCCAAGTGCGCCGGTCACGCCTGAGCACACGGGAGCGGCAGGATTTTCCGCAGCGATGATCTTCGTGTTTCTGGCCTTCGGCGGCTGGAGCGATGCGGCGACGTTGTCGGCGGAAGTGCGCGATGGCCGACGCGGAATTTTCATCGCCATGCTGGGTGCGCTGACAGTGTTGATGGCGATCTATCTGGCGCTGAACTGGGCGTTCGTCCAAGGGCTGGGGTTCGCAGGCCTGGCGGCGAGCAATGCGCCCGCCGTGGAGTTGTTGAATCGCGCTTTCGGTGCGCCGGGGGTGATGCTGATCCTGCTGATGGTCGGCATCGCAGCCATCGCCACCATCAATTCGACCCTGCTGGTCGGCGCCCGCACCACCTACGCCGCCGCCCGGGATGTGCCGCAATTGCGTCGCTTCGGTGAATGGGACGAACGCGATGGCGTGCCGCGCAAGGCCTTGCTGGCGGAGGGGGCGGTAGCGTTGTTGCTGGTGTTGTTCGGCAGTTTTACTCAGAGTGGCTTCAACACGATGGTTGAGTATCTGACGCCGGTGTACTGGTTATTTTTGAGTTTGAGCAGCCTGGCGTTGATCATTCTGCGGCGGCGATTTCCCGAGGTGCCACGGCCGGTCAGAGTGCCGCTTTATCCGCTGTTGCCGCTGCTGTTTTTCGGCTTATGCGTGTACATGCTGTATTCCAGCGTGACGGTGGTGGGGTTGGGGGCTTTTTTGGGGATTGGGGTGTTGCTGGGGGGGGCGCTGGTGCTGGCGGGGTTGAGCCGCCTGGTGTCGACACCTCGGCAAGCTCTGCAGCAGACGGCGGATTAG